A window of Phycobacter azelaicus contains these coding sequences:
- a CDS encoding endonuclease/exonuclease/phosphatase family protein, with protein sequence MRRLAVFIAALLSTFLLACLPARSDTLRIATYNIELSRKGPGLMLRDIEKGEDAQIAAVIKVIAAADPDIIALQGIDWDYENRGLEALERRLALAGAPYPYIFARQPNAGLSSGVDLDGDGRIGGPGDAQGFGDFTGKGGIAVLSRFPILATEALDLSALLWRDLPGSLLPRHPDGRPYPSAEAQQVQRLSSTAHWVVPIQLPQGAQLDLMTFQAGPPVFDGPEDRNGRRNHDEIRLWQILLDNGLPEPYRRKIGRLFVIVGGANLDPEKGEGLHHAIADLLGDPRVVDPRPASRAGSLDTVEWSRPGRMRVDYVLPSAALKIEKAGVGWSLPDTETAARASRHRLVWVDIKLPTPNPTHGTE encoded by the coding sequence TGCTCTCAACCTTTCTACTCGCCTGCCTGCCTGCGCGATCCGACACTCTGCGGATCGCGACCTACAACATCGAACTGTCCCGCAAAGGGCCAGGATTGATGCTGCGTGACATCGAAAAAGGCGAAGATGCGCAGATTGCAGCCGTTATCAAGGTCATCGCGGCGGCAGATCCAGATATCATCGCCCTTCAGGGCATCGACTGGGACTATGAGAACCGCGGCCTCGAGGCGCTGGAGCGCCGTCTGGCCCTTGCAGGCGCTCCCTATCCTTACATCTTCGCTCGGCAGCCGAACGCAGGGCTTTCCTCAGGGGTGGATCTCGATGGGGACGGCCGCATTGGCGGGCCCGGGGACGCCCAGGGGTTCGGCGACTTCACCGGCAAAGGCGGGATCGCCGTGCTGTCCCGGTTTCCAATCTTGGCAACCGAGGCGCTGGACCTGTCAGCGCTCTTGTGGCGAGATCTGCCCGGTTCCCTCCTGCCCCGTCATCCGGACGGGCGTCCCTACCCCTCTGCCGAAGCCCAGCAGGTCCAGCGTCTTTCATCTACTGCCCATTGGGTTGTTCCGATCCAACTTCCGCAGGGTGCCCAGCTCGACCTGATGACCTTCCAGGCCGGACCGCCTGTGTTCGATGGCCCCGAAGACCGCAACGGCCGTCGCAATCACGATGAGATCCGCTTGTGGCAGATCCTGCTGGATAACGGCCTTCCTGAGCCCTATCGGCGAAAGATAGGTCGGCTCTTTGTGATTGTGGGAGGCGCTAATCTTGACCCGGAAAAAGGAGAGGGCCTGCACCATGCAATTGCAGATCTCCTTGGTGACCCAAGAGTGGTGGATCCACGCCCCGCGAGCCGAGCAGGCAGCCTCGACACAGTGGAGTGGAGCAGGCCAGGGCGCATGCGGGTCGATTATGTGTTGCCCTCTGCAGCTCTCAAAATTGAAAAAGCGGGTGTCGGCTGGTCCTTGCCGGATACGGAGACCGCCGCCCGCGCCAGCCGACACAGGCTGGTCTGGGTAGACATCAAATTGCCGACACCAAACCCTACTCACGGGACCGAGTAA